ATCTTTACGTTAAGATATCTGCCGCCACTTTAACGATCTTTGGGCTGCCTGTAAAGTATCTTTATGTTAAGCTAGTTTGAACAGACATAAGACAGTGGGAAAAGATCGAAATGGATGCGATTGATCGAGTGGTCGAGCAGTGGGCAAAACAGAAGCCAGAGTTGGATACAGACCCAATGGCGATGATGGGACGACTCATGCGGATCGCTAAGTACATGGAAACGAAAGTTGCTGATTTGCATAAGAAGTATGACCTAAAACTCGGAGAGTTTGACGTACTTGCGACGCTACGTCGTAGCGGTAAACCTTATCGATTAACACCATCTGAACTTATTGACACCATGATGTTGACCTCGGGTGCAATGACAAACCGTCTCGATAAGCTTGAAACTAAGGGGCTTATTTTGCGCGAGCACAGCAAAGAGGACCGTCGTAGCGTTACCGTGCAACTCACAAAAGATGGATTCATACTGATTGATAAGTTGATTGAAGAGCATGCGGATGTGCAAAAAAGTCTCGTTAAATCCATGACGTCTGCACAAAAAAAGCAGGCAAACCAGTTACTGAAGGTGTGGTTAAGTCAATACGAGTAGTTTAGGTCAATAGAAATAGTGGTTGAGCCTCGTTTCCTAGAATAACGCTCGCGCTTGTCTAGGAAACGAAGAGGTACATCCGTTATGCGGCTAGCTCATCACTAAATAGATCGGCAGCAGCAATACCTATCAATGCGCAGCGTTCGTCGGCATCGGAGAGATCTCCACTCACGCCAATTGCACCGATCACCTGTTGTTCTTTGTCCCGAATGAGCAAACCTCCTGGTACTGGTACCATATTTCCATGTGCCAATACATTAACTGCTGAAATAAACGCAGGTCTTGCATCGGCATCTTGTGCTAATTTCCTAGACGAGCAACCAAGCGCTAGCGCTCCCCATGCCTTTGCGATGGCAATATCGGGTCTCATCATACTCGAGCCATCTTGGCGCTGAAGAGAGATGAGCTTGCCACCGCTATCGAGAACCGCTGCAGTTAACGGCGCGCATTCGTCGGTTTTTCCTGCCTGGAAGGTGGCGTTAATAATCGTAAGTGCTTGGTTAAGAGTTAAACTTCCCATGTTGTTTCCTCGTCGTCTAGTCGCTTGCGCTAAATCTTCTAGGAGGATTAGCCAACGTTGTTTACGTTGGCTAAACGGCAAAACCTAAAGAAGGGAATAGCTTGGAAGGGTCAGGAAGCTAGCAAACTGTTTCGATGTAGACAGCTCGTAGAAAAGGTCAGCGGTTTCGTCAAAGCGTCCAGCAAAGTAACGAGTATCACCCACTTCCTGTTGAATAGTACTAAGCTCTTCGTAGAGCCAAGTGTGAAAGAGTTCGGCAGTAAATACCTGACCGTCATCGAGCGTGACACCATGATGTATCCACTGCCAGATATTGGCTCGAGAGATCTCTGCCGTCGCCGCATCTTCCATCAATCCGTAAATAGGTACGCAGCCGTGACCTTGGATCCATGCTTCAATGTAGTAAAGCGCGATACGTATGTTCTTGCGAACGCCCGCTTCATCGCGAGTTCCATCACACGGTTTTAGCAGGGTTTCTGCAGTAATTTCAGTGTCCGGACTAACAAAATCGAGCTGATTAGTCTTGCCACCAAGCTGCTTATCAAAGGTAGACATTGCCAAGTCGACAAGTGCAGGGTGCGCGACCCAAGTACCATCATGACCGTTTTGGGACTCACGTTGCTTGTCTTCAATAACTTTTGCTGTAACGCGTGCCATTTCTTGCGGATCTTTCGCTGGGATAAACGCAGACATGCCACCCATCGCCAGAGCGCCTCGAGCGTGACACGTTTTAACCAGAAGTTGGCTGTACGCATTGAGGAAAGCTTTATCCATGCCTACACCGTGGCGGTCGGGTAGGATACGATCTTTATGGTTCTTTAGGGTTTTGATGTAGCTAAAGATGTAATCCCAACGACCGCAGTTCATGGCAACAATATGGTCTTTCATTGCATACAGGATTTCATCCATTTGAAATACAGCGGGCAACGTCTCGATGAGTACCGTCGCTCGAATCGTCCCTGTTGGTACACTAAAGTAGTTTTCAGTGAAGGAGAATACATCATCCCACCACTTAGCTTCTTCCATACTCTCAAGCTTTGGAATGTAGTAGTAAACACCGAGCCCTTTGTCCGCACGTGTTCGGTAGTTGTGGAAGAAATACAGCGCGAAGTCCATCAAACACCCGGCGATAGGCTGGCCATTAATAAGAATCGATTTTTCAGGTAGGTGAAGACCCCTTGGACGAGCGATAAGCAATGCAGGGTTTTCATTCAGCGTGTAGTGCTTGTCTTTATTTTCATCATAATGGCTGATAGTACCTTGATTGGCATCTCGTAGGTTTATTTGACCATCAACCATATTGCTCCAGGTCGGCGCAGACGCGTCTTCAAAACAACACATAAATACTTTAGCGCCAGAGTTTAGGGCGTTTATCACCATCTTACGGTCAACGGGACCGGTAATCTCAACACGGCGATCCAACAACGGCTCTGGAATCGGTCGTACTCGCCAGTTTTTATCGTCCCGAATTGATTGCGTATCTGTGCGAAAGTTAGGTAGTTCGCCAGCATCAAAAGCGGCTTGTTTGATTTCTCTCTGCTTTAACAACGCGTCTCTTCGGCTGCCGAATTGATTGACTAGCGCATTGAGGAAAGCCAACGCCTCTTTGCTTAATATTGATTCGTAGTCACTGTTGCATATCGAGCCGATGATATTTAATTGATTCGCCGATGCGATTTTCGTTCCTTCGATTACGGTCATTACCTGTCTCCTTTACACAATATTTTTATTTTTTGTATACAAAGATGTATTGCATATCTACTTATATGAGAAAAAACACAAATGATCAAAGACTATTTATCATTAATTTAACGAAGGGAAATTTGGAAATTATTTTTACGTAAAGATAATTTACATTAAGCATTTATTTTCAATGTTTATGGGGTTAGTGGTTGCTTAGTGCTTCTGCTCTATGTGAATGAAATGTGAATTTATTACTTGCCAATGCTCCATTTTGGTTCATAGTACACAAAGTAATCGAAAATTGTACACAATCCAGTGGAGGGGTTGGAATGGCAAGAATGAAAGCAATAGAAGCGGCAGTAGCAGTACTAAAAAAAGAAGGGGTTCACATTGCATTTGGTGTCCCAGGAGCGGCAATCAATCCTATGTACGCGGCAATGAAAGCACTGGGTGGCATTGAGCATGTACTCGCCCGCCACGTCGAGGGTGCTTCGCACATGGCAGAAGGGTTTACACGCACAGAGCAAGATAGCATTGGAGTATGTATAGGAACATCGGGTCCTGCTGGTACGGATATGATCACTGGCCTTTATTCCGCATCGGCGGACTCGATCCCTATTTTATGTATTACAGGCCAAGCGCCGCGAGCTCGTCTTCATAAAGAAGATTTTCAAGCGGTTGATATAGAGTCAATTGCCAAGCCTGTCACTAAATGGGCAACGACAGTATTAGAACCCGCTCAGGTGCCGCGTGCGTTTCAAAAGGCGTTTCATATCATGCGCTCGGGACGTCCGGGTCCAGTATTGATTGATTTGCCACTCGATGTGCAGTTGGCAGAAATTGAGTTTGATATTGATACTTACGAACCCTTGGATGCTTATAAGCCGTCAGCAAGTCGTGAGCAAATAGAGAAAGCGCTCGATATGTTAAGGGCTGCAGAAAAGCCGGTCATTGTTTCTGGTGGTGGTGTCATTAACGCAGGGGCTTCTGATTTGCTTCAGCAGTTTGCGGAAATCACTGGGGTTCCTGTTATCCCAACTTTGATGGGGTGGGGGTCTATTCCTGACGACCACGAGCTAATGGCTGGCATGGTAGGTCTGCAAACGGCGCACCGCTACGGTAATGAAACCTTACTTGAATCCGACTTTGTATTTGGTGTCGGAAATCGATTCGCTAATCGACACACCGGTTCGCTCGACGTCTATACCCAAGGTCGAAAGTTCGTTCATATTGATATTGAACCGACTCAGATTGGTCGAGTGTTCTGCCCTGATCTTGGCATCGTTTCAGACGCTAAAGCGGCACTAGAGTTAATGGTAGAGGTGGCGAAAGAGCGAGCTGCGAAAGATCTGCTACCTGATAGAGCTCATTGGGTAGGTACGTGTCAGCAACGCAAAGCAACCATGCTTCGCAAAACCCACTTTACCGACACTCCTATTAAACCAATGCGCGTTTATGAAGAAATGAACAAGGCATTTGGTCCGGAGACATGCTATGTCAGCACGATTGGACTATCGCAAATCGCGGCGGCTCAGTTCCTCCATGTCTATAAACCAAGACATTGGATTAACTGCGGACAGGCGGGTCCATTAGGTTGGACGATACCTGCAGCTCTTGGTGTGAAAGTCGCCGACCCACAACGTGATGTGGTGGCCGTCTCTGGTGATTATGACTTCCAATTCATGATTGAAGAGTTGGCGGTTGGGGCTCAGTTCAATCTTCCTTACATACATGTTGTCGTGAATAACTCCTACCTAGGTCTCATTCGTCAAGCCCAGCGCCAATTTGACATTGATTATTGCGTGCAATTGGCATTTGAAAACCAGAACTCGCCGGAGGTTGAAGGCTATGGCGTCGACCATGTGAAGGTCGTTGAAGGTTTGGGTTGTAAGGCGATTCGCGTTACCGATCCTTCCAATATTCAAAGTGCGTTTTCTGAGGCGCGAGCATTGATGGCGGCGCACCAAGTACCTGTTGTGGTTGAGATTATTCTAGAGCGTGTCACTAACATCTCAATGGGGGTTGAAATCAATACTATCAATGAATTTGAACCGCTAGCTGAGAGTGCAACGGATGCGCCAACTGCACTGTCGTCGATAAACACCACAAACTCAACGTCTTAAGGAGAAGATAATGCCAAAGTTCGCAGCTAACCTATCGATGCTGTTTAATGAAGTCGACTTTCTCAGTCGATTTGAAAAAGCGGCAAACGCAGGATTCCACGGAGTCGAGTATCTGTTTCCTTATGATTTCACCGCAAAGACCATTAAGTCGCTATTGGATGACAATAATCTAGAGCAGGTTCTGTTTAACCTTCCTGCAGGTGACTGGAATGCGGGAGATCGAGGTATCGCGGTCGACCCAAGCCGTATTGAAGAGTTTCAACAAGGGGTGAGCAAAGCGATAAGCTACGCACAGATCTTAGGTTGTAAGCAAATCAACTGCTTGGCGGGCATTGTTCCCGCAAGTGTAACGGGACAAGATGCGAGAACCACGTTCGTAATCAACCTTCGTTATGCTGCGCAGCAACTTGAAGCAGCAGGCATCAAGTTGGTGATTGAAGCGATTAATACACGTGACATTCCAGGCTTCTTCTTGAACACCACAGAACAAGCCAAGTCCATTATTGAAGAAGTTGGTAGTGCGAATCTATCGGTGCAATACGATATCTATCACATGCAAATCATGGAAGGTGACTTAGTTCCGACTATCAGTAGCAACCTATCGCAAATCTCCCATATTCAATTGGCTGACAACCCAGGGCGTCATGAGCCGGGTACTGGAGAAATCAATTATGACTTTGTGTTGAGAGAGCTCGATGCGATGGGATATCAAGGTTGGGTGGGTTGTGAATACAAACCGAAAACAACCACTGAAGACGGTCTGTCTTGGTTAAACACTTTTCAATAATTCGACACGTTAAGGAGAACACATCATGAAAATTGCATTTATCGGTACTGGGATTATGGGGTTGCCAATGGCTAAAAACCTGCAAACTGCAGGTTACGAGTTGGTCTTGTCGGATCATTTCAATACGCCACCAGCCGAACTGGTCACTCGTGGAGCAACCGTATGTCACTCGCCGAAAGAAGCGACGGAAATCGCGGATGTTACGATTCTAATGTTGCCTAATACCCCGCAAGTTGAAGAAGTGCTGTTTGACGCTGACGGTGTTGAACAAGGTTTAGTCAACGGTAACAGTAAGCTGGTTATTGACATGAGTTCTATCTCGCCGATGGCTACTCAGTCATTTGCTAAGCGTATCAAAGAAAGTGGTGCTCAGTACCTCGATGCTCCAGTGTCAGGTGGTGAAGTTGGAGCGGTGAACGCGACACTCAGCATTATGGTGGGTGGTGAACAAAAGGCGTTTGATACAGCTAGACCATTGTTTGAAGTGTTAGGCAAAAACATCACGCTGGTGGGTGACAGCGGAGCAGGACAAACTTGTAAAGTCGCCAACCAGATTATCGTAGCACTTAATATCGAAGCGGTGTCAGAGGCATTGGTGTTTGCATCGAAGGCTGGCGCTGATCCTGCCCGTGTGCGTCAGGCACTGCTTGGAGGCTTTGCGAGCTCGAAGATACTCGAAGTACACGGTGAGAGAATGATCGAAGGCAGTTTCAATCCTGGCTTTAAGATTGCCCTTCACCAGAAGGATCTCAACCTAGCCTTAACTGGCGCAAAAGAGTTGGGTGTTGCGCTGCCAAATACAGAAAATGCTCAGAACTTGTTTGACGAGTGTGCTGATCAAGGTGGAGAGAATTGGGACCATTCTGCGCTAATTAAAGCGCTTGAAATGCGTTCTAGTCATTCGATTCGTAATGATTGAATCTCATTGAGTTAGAGGCCTCCGTTACCTTTAGTTTCCGCATAAATCGCGTAGTTTTGTCTCCTTTTATACGCGTTCCCGAAGTTATACAAACTGCGCAGAAGTTTTCGGCTTCAAACTTCAACAACCAGGCGCAGAGCGTATTGGCTTCGGGATTTTTTATCTCTTGCGCTTGCTCAGAATTCAACACCTCACGCTTTGTACTTAGTGTTTAAATTCATTAAGATGAACCAAGTATGAGTAACGACAGTAAGGACAAGCATGTCGCGCATTAGACGGAAGAATCAAGATCTTATCATTGAAGTCGCCAGTGAGCAGTTTGCTACACATGGCTATGCTGCTACCAAGATGGTAGACATCGCTAAGGCGGCAGACATTCCTAAACCTAATGTGTTCTATTACTTCAGTTCAAAAGATAAGTTGTACTATGCGGTTCTTGAAACCGTAACCCAGCCACTTCTAGAAGCATCAATGCCTATTGAAGAGCTTGATGATCCTGTTGAAGCACTCACACAGTACATTCGAACAAAACTCATGATTTCCAGAGATCACCCTCACGCATCTCGCGTATTCGCCAGTGAAGTGATGTCTGGAGCCAAAGTACTGCCCGAGGGGATTCGAACCAAACTATTTCAACAGTCACAGCTCATATTAGAAAAGTTTGCAAACTGGGCAGAGCAGGGGTTAATGGACGATGTGCCACCACATCATTTGATGTTTGCCATATGGTCTGCAACTCAAACCTACGCCGATTTTAGTTGGCAGATCTGCAGTGTAATGGATAAACCAGAGTTAACAGACAGCGATTTTGATGAGGCTGCAGCGTTTCTGACCAAGATGGTGATTCAAGGGTGTGGTGTAAAGAGTCGGGTATAAGCTCATGTTTGAAATGGAGTAGTGACACACTGCTGCTCCACCAGTGTGAACAGAGTAAAAGCAGCGGTGTTTGATAGTCTTTTCTACCGTTATAACTCTATGAATAAGTTACATGCTTAATGCTTTTTGTCTTAAGCGAAGTGCGGCGGCTTTATGGCGCTCAATGAGCTGTGGCATATCCACGCCCATGACAGCACCATCGTGAACTCGCCATTGACCAGCCACCATCACTCGGTCTGCCTGTTGAGCTCCACACAATAGAAGAGCAGCGAGTGGATCGTGACTGCCAGAGAAACGAATGTCATCGAGCTTAAACATGGCAATGTCTGCTTGCTTGCCGACGGAGAGTTCACCTATATCCGTGCGACCCATAGCGCGAGCTGATCCTGATGTTGCCCAGCGAAGCGCGTCAAAGTGCGTCACGTTGTTAGAGCCGTAGCGAAGGCGCTGCAAATACATCGCCATGCGAACTTCCGCTATTAGGTTTGAACCGTCGTTGGAAGCTGAACCGTCTACACCCAAGCCTACTTTCACACCCGCTTTCTCAAGCTCGTTATTTTTACAGATACCAGAAGCTAGCATCATATTAGAAGTAGGGCAGTGACTTATTCCTACCTCTGCTTTACCAAGTCTTCGAATCTCTTCACTGTTAAAATGGATACCGTGAGCTAACCAGGTGCGCTCATTAAGCCAACCTACGTCCTCTAGGTAATCTACCGGACGCATACCAAATTTCTCAAGACAGAAATCTTCTTCGTCCAACGTTTCACAGAGATGCGTATGCGTCATCACCGATTCATTTTTGGCGATTCGCGCCGTCTCTTTCATTAAATCCGTGGTCACAGAAAATGGCGAACAAGGTGCGAGAGCTATTTGAGTCATCGCGCCATCCTCACGTTGATGATAGCTATCAATTAAGCGCAAGCTATCGTCTACGATGGTTTGTTCCGTTTGTATTGTGTGACGCGGTGGCAGTCCGCCATCATCTTCTCCTAGACTCATCGAACCGCGAGTAAATATGGCTCGTATTCCTAGCTTTTGCGCCGCTTCAACTTGCAAATCTATCGCATGTTCAAGGCCTGTTGGGATTAAATAGTGATGATCCGAGGCTGTCGTACAACCCGAGAGTAATAGCTCAACGAGTGCCAGTTCGGTGGCGACACTCATCATCTCTTCGTCGAGATTTGCCCATACTGGATACAAGCTTTTCAACCAATGAAACAGCTCTTTGTTAAGTGCATCGGGGTAAGCTCTGGTTAGCGTTTGATAGAAGTGATGATGGGCATTAACAAGCCCTGGCGTGACGACATGTTGTGACGCGTCGATAACTGAAGTAATGGTTGTGGTGGGTTCTTGGTTGCTTGCTACTAGCTCGACAATTCGACTGCCAATTACGACGATACCGCCGCCAGCGTCTTCTGTCGTGCCAGTGTAAATAGCAAGTGGATTCTTAATCCATACGGTTTCCATTCATAATAATCCTTAGCCATCTCAGCCTTTTCAGGGAAGAGGGTCTTTTTTGAGTTTTTAGTTGATGAAAAGTGCTCTATGTCATTGATTAAGATATGATATAGAGCACTATAGTTATAGCCACTTTGTTGTTAGTTGGTGTTAATTATTGCCTTTTGCAGACAGCTCTGTCTGTGATACTTCTTGGTTTTCTTCTTGTTGCTGAAGCTCATGAATTTCTTGCTTAACCATAGCGCGGCTCTCTTCGTGCGCTTCTTGCTCTTCACGCTTGCTTGATTTCGGTAAGAACTGATGCAAAAGCACGGTAACGATCGTTCCGGTAGTAATCCCTGAATGAAGGAAATTTGAAAGCTCATGGGGGAAGTGTTGAAGCAAGCGAGGTTCAAACGTGACCGCCAGACCTGATGCCAAACCAACGCAGATGACGAGGGCGTTACGTTTAGTATCAGCCGCTTTAATGAGCATACGAATACCCGCGTAAGCTATCATGCCAAACATGACAAAACCTACACCACCTAACACGGGCTTTGGAATCGTGACTGCAATCGCCGCCAATTTCGGGAACAATCCGCCCAAGATAAGCAATCCACCCGTTGCAGCTACAACGTAACGGCTAGCGACACCGGTAATGCCAACGATGCCCACGTTTTGACTGAATGACGCTAACGGCATTGCCGTTAAACATGATGCTAGTGTGCTGCCCAGACCATCACCAAGTAATCCGCGCTTAAGGTCTTTACCATCGATTTTAGTGTGACAGTTGTTTGCGAGTGCCATGAAGTCACCCGTTGCTTCCGCTATGACAACAATATAAACCAAACTCATACTGACAATGGCGCTGGCCGAAAACGTGAGACCATACTTAAATGGCTCTGGACCACCTACCCATGCAGCAGTGCTTATTTGGTTGAGGTCGACCATGCCCATGGAAAGAGCGACGATGTATCCGCCTGCAAGGCCGATAACAATAGCAGAAGCCGCAACTGCCCCTTTACAATAAACAGACACCGCAATCACAATGCCAAGTGATACAGCGGCAAGAAACAGTTTAGGTAAGGTGGCAAACTCACTGCTAACGGCGGGGGCATCACCAACCCAGTTCATGGCAACAGGGAGTATGGTCAGTCCGATTAAGGTAACCACAACACCACTCACAACCGTTGGGAAGAGCTTGCGTACTTTGTCCATGTAGAAGCTCGCCAATATGACGACAAACGAGCCAACTAAGGCAGCCCCCATAATGCCGGATACGCCAGAGTCTTTTCCGATGGAGATAGCAACGCCAAGAAAGGCAAAGCTTGATCCCATAACAACAGGTAGCTTAATTCCGATAGGACCGAAACCGATGCATTGAGCGATGGTGACGATACCAGATGCAAGTAGGGCGGCATTAATGAGCGAGACGATTTCGTCATTCGGTAAGCCAATGGAGGCGCCAACAATGAGTGGTACAGCGACGATACCACCGATAGAGGCCAGCATATGTTGGACGGCCAGTAAAAAGGTCATGCCGTGAGGCGGTTTTTGATTCAGGGTGTACAGAAGTTTCATACTTATTCCTTTAGAGAGCGATGAATCGACTCTTCCTTGGTAGTGACATGGTGACTTCTACAAACTGCGTAGTGATAGTTATCCTGCTCGTCCTTTGCGCTGACCTAAACGACAGGGATGAAAACAAGCGGTAACCGTTAAACACGATTAGCGCTTGAGATTGGTTTAGCCAATGAATACCAGTTTGGCGACGAAAATGGCGCTAAGTAGGTACATTGAAATAGACACGTCTTTGGTTTTACCCGTTGCAACTTTAAGAACGGTGTAAGTGATAAAACCAAGGGCGATACCATTAGCGATAGAGAAAGTAAGTGGCATCATTAGCGCTGTAATGGCTGCTGGGGCACCATTGGTAAAGTCTTTCCAATCGACGTGCTGCATACTGCTCATCATGACAAACGCGACATAGATAAGAGCACCCGCGGTAGCGTATGATGGGATCATACCTGCTAATGGAGAAAGGAAGATTGCCGCTAGGAAAAGGGCAGCAACGACAATCGCGGATAGTCCGGTTCTCGCACCTGCTGCTACACCCGCCGCGCTTTCTACATAACTGGTCACTGGTGGGCAACCCACACATGCGCCAGCAACACTAGAAATACTGTCGGCTTTAAGTGCCTTACTCAATCCTTCAATTTTGCCTGTTTCTTTGTTGATTAGGTGAGCTCGCTCAGCGACACCCATCAGGGTACCTGCTGTGTCAAACATGTTCACAAAAAGGAATGCAAGAATCACACTAACCATAGAAACGTTAAGAGCACCTGAAATGTCCATCGCCATGAAGGTTGGAGCAATGCTTGGTGGAGCAGAGAAGAAGCCATTGTATTGAACAAGACCCAGCATCATGCCAACAATAGTGACGCTCAGAATGCCGATCAATACCGCTCCGAACACGCGACGCTCGCTGAGCACAGCGATGATCAAGAAGGCAATAGCTGCTAGTAGCGCATCGGGCTTAGTGAAGTCACCTAGAGAGACCAATGTGGCTGGGTTTTCAACAACAATACCTGCGGTTTTCAGACCGATAAGTCCCAAGAAGAGACCGACACCTGCCGTCATAGAATAGCGTAAACTTTCAGGAATACTCTCAATGATCCACTGTCGTATCTTGTAGAAACTCATACCCACGAAGAGCACACCTGAAATAAACACTGCCCCAAGTGCAACCTCCCAGCTATAGCCCATCTCACTGACAACAGTAAAAGAGAAAAAAGCGTTAAGCCCCATACCGGGTGCTAAGCCTACTGGCCAGTTCGCGAACAGTCCCATAAGTAAACAGCCGATGGCCGCACCGATACATGTCGCAACAAAGACAGCGCCTTGATCCATTCCGGAAGCCGCCATGATGCTCGGGTTAACAAAGATGATATATGCCATAGTAGCGAAGGTAGTGACGCCACCTATCAATTCATTTTTA
This window of the Vibrio maritimus genome carries:
- a CDS encoding NCS2 family permease translates to MNETKAEVLNEASQNSLLERFFKIKQHGSSVKNELIGGVTTFATMAYIIFVNPSIMAASGMDQGAVFVATCIGAAIGCLLMGLFANWPVGLAPGMGLNAFFSFTVVSEMGYSWEVALGAVFISGVLFVGMSFYKIRQWIIESIPESLRYSMTAGVGLFLGLIGLKTAGIVVENPATLVSLGDFTKPDALLAAIAFLIIAVLSERRVFGAVLIGILSVTIVGMMLGLVQYNGFFSAPPSIAPTFMAMDISGALNVSMVSVILAFLFVNMFDTAGTLMGVAERAHLINKETGKIEGLSKALKADSISSVAGACVGCPPVTSYVESAAGVAAGARTGLSAIVVAALFLAAIFLSPLAGMIPSYATAGALIYVAFVMMSSMQHVDWKDFTNGAPAAITALMMPLTFSIANGIALGFITYTVLKVATGKTKDVSISMYLLSAIFVAKLVFIG